A genome region from Prionailurus bengalensis isolate Pbe53 chromosome B4, Fcat_Pben_1.1_paternal_pri, whole genome shotgun sequence includes the following:
- the MCRS1 gene encoding microspherule protein 1 isoform X2: protein MDKDSQGLLDSSLMASGTASRSEDEESLAGQKRASSQALGTIPKRRSSSRFIKRKKFDDELVESSLAKSSTRAKGASGVEPGRCSGSEPSSSEKKKVSKAPSTPVPPSPAPTPGLTKRVKKSKQPLQVTKDLGRWKPADDLLLINAVLQTNDLTSVHLGVKFSCRFTLREVQERWYALLYDPVISKLACQAMRQLHPEAIAAIQSKALFSKAEEQLLSKVGSTSQPTLETFQDLLHRHPDAFYLARTAKALQAHWQLMKQYYLLEDQTVQPLPKGDQVLNFSDAEDLIDDSKLKDMRDEVLEHELTVADRRQKREIRQLEQELHKWQVLVDSITGMSSPDFDNQTLAVLRGRMVRYLMRSREITLGRATKDNQIDVDLSLEGPAWKISRKQGVIKLKNNGDFFIANEGRRPIYIDGRPVLCGSKWRLSNNSVVEIASLRFVFLINQDLIALIRAEAAKITPQ from the exons ATGGACAAAG attctcAGGGGCTGCTAGATTCATCTCTGATGGCATCAGGCACTGCCAGCCGCTCAGAGGATGAGGAGTCGCTGGCAGGGCAGAAGCGGGCTTCCTCCCAGGCCTTGGGCACCATCCCTAAACGGAGAAGCTCCTCCAG GTTCATCAAGAGGAAGAAGTTTGATGATGAGCTAGTGGAGAGCAGCCTGGCTAAGTCCTCTACCCGGGCGAAGGGAGCCAGTGGGGTGGAACCAGGGCGCTGTTCGGGGAGTGAACCTTCCTCCAGTGAGAAGAAGAAG GTGTCCAAGGCCCCTAGCACTCCCGTgccgcccagcccagccccaacCCCTGGACTCACCAAGCGCGTGAAGAAGAGCAAACAGCCACTTCAGGTGACCAAGGATTTGGGCCGCTGGAAGCCAGCGGATGACCTCCTGCTCATCAATGCTGTGCTGCAG ACCAACGACCTGACATCTGTCCACCTGGGCGTGAAGTTCAGCTGCCGCTTCACCCTTCGGGAAGTCCAGGAGCGCTGGTACGCCCTGCTCTACGATCCGGTCATCTCCAA GCTGGCTTGCCAGGCCATGAGACAATTGCACCCAGAAGCCATTGCTGCCATCCAGAGCAAGGCCTTGTTTAGCAAGGCTGAGGAGCAGCTGCTGAGCAAAGTGGGATCG ACCAGCCAGCCCACCTTGGAGACCTTCCAGGACCTGCTGCACAGACACCCTGATGCCTTCTACCTGGCCCGTACTGCCAAGGCTCTGCAGGCCCACTGGCAGCTCATGAAGCAGTATTACCTACTGGAGGACCAGACAG TGCAGCCGCTGCCCAAGGGGGACCAAGTGCTGAACTTCTCCGACGCAGAAGACCTGATTGATGACAGTAAGCTCAA GGACATGCGGGATGAGGTCCTAGAACATG AGCTGACGGTGGCCGACCGGCGCCAGAAGCGAGAGATTCGACAGCTGGAACAGGAGCTGCATAAGTGGCAGGTGCTGGTAGACAGCATCACAG GCATGAGCTCTCCTGACTTCGACAACCAGACTCTGGCGGTGCTGCGGGGCCGCATGGTGCGGTACCTGATGCGCTCCCGAGAG ATCACCCTGGGCAGAGCAACCAAGGATAACCAGATTGATGTGGACCTGTCTCTGGAGGGTCCGGCCTGGAAGATCTCCCGGAAGCAAG GTGTCATCAAGCTGAAAAATAATGGTGATTTCTTCATTGCCAATGAGGGTCGGCGGCCCATTTACATCGATGGACGGCCTGTGCTGTGTGGCTCCAAATGGCGCCTCAGCAACAACTCCGTGGTGGAG ATCGCCAGCCTGAGATTCGTCTTCCTCATCAACCAAGACCTCATTGCCCTTATTCGGGCCGAGGCCGCCAAGATAACGCCACAGTGA
- the MCRS1 gene encoding microspherule protein 1 isoform X3 has protein sequence MASGTASRSEDEESLAGQKRASSQALGTIPKRRSSSRFIKRKKFDDELVESSLAKSSTRAKGASGVEPGRCSGSEPSSSEKKKVSKAPSTPVPPSPAPTPGLTKRVKKSKQPLQVTKDLGRWKPADDLLLINAVLQTNDLTSVHLGVKFSCRFTLREVQERWYALLYDPVISKLACQAMRQLHPEAIAAIQSKALFSKAEEQLLSKVGSTSQPTLETFQDLLHRHPDAFYLARTAKALQAHWQLMKQYYLLEDQTVQPLPKGDQVLNFSDAEDLIDDSKLKDMRDEVLEHELTVADRRQKREIRQLEQELHKWQVLVDSITGMSSPDFDNQTLAVLRGRMVRYLMRSREITLGRATKDNQIDVDLSLEGPAWKISRKQGVIKLKNNGDFFIANEGRRPIYIDGRPVLCGSKWRLSNNSVVEIASLRFVFLINQDLIALIRAEAAKITPQ, from the exons ATGGCATCAGGCACTGCCAGCCGCTCAGAGGATGAGGAGTCGCTGGCAGGGCAGAAGCGGGCTTCCTCCCAGGCCTTGGGCACCATCCCTAAACGGAGAAGCTCCTCCAG GTTCATCAAGAGGAAGAAGTTTGATGATGAGCTAGTGGAGAGCAGCCTGGCTAAGTCCTCTACCCGGGCGAAGGGAGCCAGTGGGGTGGAACCAGGGCGCTGTTCGGGGAGTGAACCTTCCTCCAGTGAGAAGAAGAAG GTGTCCAAGGCCCCTAGCACTCCCGTgccgcccagcccagccccaacCCCTGGACTCACCAAGCGCGTGAAGAAGAGCAAACAGCCACTTCAGGTGACCAAGGATTTGGGCCGCTGGAAGCCAGCGGATGACCTCCTGCTCATCAATGCTGTGCTGCAG ACCAACGACCTGACATCTGTCCACCTGGGCGTGAAGTTCAGCTGCCGCTTCACCCTTCGGGAAGTCCAGGAGCGCTGGTACGCCCTGCTCTACGATCCGGTCATCTCCAA GCTGGCTTGCCAGGCCATGAGACAATTGCACCCAGAAGCCATTGCTGCCATCCAGAGCAAGGCCTTGTTTAGCAAGGCTGAGGAGCAGCTGCTGAGCAAAGTGGGATCG ACCAGCCAGCCCACCTTGGAGACCTTCCAGGACCTGCTGCACAGACACCCTGATGCCTTCTACCTGGCCCGTACTGCCAAGGCTCTGCAGGCCCACTGGCAGCTCATGAAGCAGTATTACCTACTGGAGGACCAGACAG TGCAGCCGCTGCCCAAGGGGGACCAAGTGCTGAACTTCTCCGACGCAGAAGACCTGATTGATGACAGTAAGCTCAA GGACATGCGGGATGAGGTCCTAGAACATG AGCTGACGGTGGCCGACCGGCGCCAGAAGCGAGAGATTCGACAGCTGGAACAGGAGCTGCATAAGTGGCAGGTGCTGGTAGACAGCATCACAG GCATGAGCTCTCCTGACTTCGACAACCAGACTCTGGCGGTGCTGCGGGGCCGCATGGTGCGGTACCTGATGCGCTCCCGAGAG ATCACCCTGGGCAGAGCAACCAAGGATAACCAGATTGATGTGGACCTGTCTCTGGAGGGTCCGGCCTGGAAGATCTCCCGGAAGCAAG GTGTCATCAAGCTGAAAAATAATGGTGATTTCTTCATTGCCAATGAGGGTCGGCGGCCCATTTACATCGATGGACGGCCTGTGCTGTGTGGCTCCAAATGGCGCCTCAGCAACAACTCCGTGGTGGAG ATCGCCAGCCTGAGATTCGTCTTCCTCATCAACCAAGACCTCATTGCCCTTATTCGGGCCGAGGCCGCCAAGATAACGCCACAGTGA
- the MCRS1 gene encoding microspherule protein 1 isoform X1 encodes MTRGTGRTAQRGRSGPDSQGLLDSSLMASGTASRSEDEESLAGQKRASSQALGTIPKRRSSSRFIKRKKFDDELVESSLAKSSTRAKGASGVEPGRCSGSEPSSSEKKKVSKAPSTPVPPSPAPTPGLTKRVKKSKQPLQVTKDLGRWKPADDLLLINAVLQTNDLTSVHLGVKFSCRFTLREVQERWYALLYDPVISKLACQAMRQLHPEAIAAIQSKALFSKAEEQLLSKVGSTSQPTLETFQDLLHRHPDAFYLARTAKALQAHWQLMKQYYLLEDQTVQPLPKGDQVLNFSDAEDLIDDSKLKDMRDEVLEHELTVADRRQKREIRQLEQELHKWQVLVDSITGMSSPDFDNQTLAVLRGRMVRYLMRSREITLGRATKDNQIDVDLSLEGPAWKISRKQGVIKLKNNGDFFIANEGRRPIYIDGRPVLCGSKWRLSNNSVVEIASLRFVFLINQDLIALIRAEAAKITPQ; translated from the exons ATGACACGTGGCACCGGGAGAACTGCCCAGCGTGGAAGGTCTGGGCCAG attctcAGGGGCTGCTAGATTCATCTCTGATGGCATCAGGCACTGCCAGCCGCTCAGAGGATGAGGAGTCGCTGGCAGGGCAGAAGCGGGCTTCCTCCCAGGCCTTGGGCACCATCCCTAAACGGAGAAGCTCCTCCAG GTTCATCAAGAGGAAGAAGTTTGATGATGAGCTAGTGGAGAGCAGCCTGGCTAAGTCCTCTACCCGGGCGAAGGGAGCCAGTGGGGTGGAACCAGGGCGCTGTTCGGGGAGTGAACCTTCCTCCAGTGAGAAGAAGAAG GTGTCCAAGGCCCCTAGCACTCCCGTgccgcccagcccagccccaacCCCTGGACTCACCAAGCGCGTGAAGAAGAGCAAACAGCCACTTCAGGTGACCAAGGATTTGGGCCGCTGGAAGCCAGCGGATGACCTCCTGCTCATCAATGCTGTGCTGCAG ACCAACGACCTGACATCTGTCCACCTGGGCGTGAAGTTCAGCTGCCGCTTCACCCTTCGGGAAGTCCAGGAGCGCTGGTACGCCCTGCTCTACGATCCGGTCATCTCCAA GCTGGCTTGCCAGGCCATGAGACAATTGCACCCAGAAGCCATTGCTGCCATCCAGAGCAAGGCCTTGTTTAGCAAGGCTGAGGAGCAGCTGCTGAGCAAAGTGGGATCG ACCAGCCAGCCCACCTTGGAGACCTTCCAGGACCTGCTGCACAGACACCCTGATGCCTTCTACCTGGCCCGTACTGCCAAGGCTCTGCAGGCCCACTGGCAGCTCATGAAGCAGTATTACCTACTGGAGGACCAGACAG TGCAGCCGCTGCCCAAGGGGGACCAAGTGCTGAACTTCTCCGACGCAGAAGACCTGATTGATGACAGTAAGCTCAA GGACATGCGGGATGAGGTCCTAGAACATG AGCTGACGGTGGCCGACCGGCGCCAGAAGCGAGAGATTCGACAGCTGGAACAGGAGCTGCATAAGTGGCAGGTGCTGGTAGACAGCATCACAG GCATGAGCTCTCCTGACTTCGACAACCAGACTCTGGCGGTGCTGCGGGGCCGCATGGTGCGGTACCTGATGCGCTCCCGAGAG ATCACCCTGGGCAGAGCAACCAAGGATAACCAGATTGATGTGGACCTGTCTCTGGAGGGTCCGGCCTGGAAGATCTCCCGGAAGCAAG GTGTCATCAAGCTGAAAAATAATGGTGATTTCTTCATTGCCAATGAGGGTCGGCGGCCCATTTACATCGATGGACGGCCTGTGCTGTGTGGCTCCAAATGGCGCCTCAGCAACAACTCCGTGGTGGAG ATCGCCAGCCTGAGATTCGTCTTCCTCATCAACCAAGACCTCATTGCCCTTATTCGGGCCGAGGCCGCCAAGATAACGCCACAGTGA